A region of the Harpia harpyja isolate bHarHar1 chromosome 14, bHarHar1 primary haplotype, whole genome shotgun sequence genome:
CCACGGTGAAACCTACACCTTGCTTTATAGatataaaatgccttttttctcccTCACTCAAATACAATTTGAAACTGCAGGTCAGGACATAGCAGGAGCTTCTCATTCAAGGGGAGTTGCTCTGTGAAAACACTACAGAAATGCTGGACAGGACTTTGAGTGTATCACATAAAATAGACAAATCGGCTGCAAATGGTAAATCCAaagtttgttttccctttttggggtttttttacgtCTTCAGAGTTAAGAGCTTAGCAAAGAGGTTTAACCAATCATGCTGCTAGTTCTGTAAGTGTCCTTTATGAATTTAGGAAGGACACTTTCTTCCTCCAACTCCAAACTAACTTTAAGGATTGCAGCACACGGTTCCAATGATCCACACAATCTCTCTTGTCTCGTTACCATGGATGCACTACAACATGTCACTCCTCAAAGCTGTGCTCTTGTAATGATAGCATGAACCTCACACGAGTGGCCTCAGTGCAGAAGACCTTTGGTACGTGCAGACAGCACAGATACATACTCAGGGGCAGGTAACTTCTAAATGATAATTTGTGTTGCTCTAGCAGATTTCTAATATGTTGGTTTCTGATGTCTTTCCTCTAGTGGAGAATGCAGATCTTCCTCGGATGAGAACCCACTAAGAAATGGTTCACCATCTCCCAGCAGTCACATTTCTCAGAGCAGAAAGAACAGCTCTTCAGACCCCTGTGGCATGAACAAAGCCTCTGGCATTTAAAGGCCAGGAGGATGTCCCTAACCGACGAGCTGGAGAGCCACTTTTCTGCAACCCCCTACATGGTGACAGACACAAGTGAGGGCAGCCTGTTCAGAATCAGACCCAACGCCTCCGCCAATGCCACCGGGGACAGCACATCAGCCACCGGTTCCATGGAGGACATGATCGCTATCTGCACCATTGGGACAATCCTCTCCCTCATGTGTGTGATTGGGGTGACAGGCAATGTCTACACCTTGCTAGTGATGTGCCATTACTTGCGATCATCTGCTTCCATGTATATTTACATCATCAACCTTGCGCTGGCAGACCTGCTCTACCTTCTCACCATCCCCTTCATCGTTGGGACCTACTTCATTCAGAAATGGTACTTTGGGGACATTGGCTGTCGCATCCTGTTCAGTCTGGACTTCCTCACTATGCATGCCAGCATCTTCACCCTCACGGTCATGAGTACAGAGCGCTACTTTGCTGTGCTGAAGCCCCTGGACACAGTGAAGAGGTCCAAGAGTTACCGAAAGGCCATTGCTGTTGTTATCTGGCTGGTGTCACTGTTGCTCACTCTCCCAATGCTCATCATGATCCAGCTGGTGCAACGGGACAACAAAAGCATCTGCCTGCCTACTTGGAGCAAGCTGTCCTACAAAGTCTATCTCACCATCCTCTTTGGTACCAGCATTGTGGGTCCAGGGGTAATCATTGGCTACCTTTACATCCGATTAGCTAAGATTTACTGGGTGTCACAAACAGCATCCTTCAAGCAGACCAGGCGGCTCCCAAATCAAAAGGTGCTCTATTTAATCTTCACAATAGTGCTGGTGTTCTGGGCTTGCTTCTTGCCTTTCTGGATATGGCAGCTTCTCTTCCAGTATTATGAATCCTTCCCTTTATCTCCCAAGGTGATGAAGAACATTAATTACCTAACAACCTGTCTGACCTACAGCAACAGCTGTATCAACCCCTTCCTCTATACCCTGCTCACCAAAAACTACAGGGAGTACCTGAAGAACAGACAGCGGTCCCttagcagcagcagtgggtaCTTCCAAAGGAGGAATCGGTTTCAGAGGATTTCAGGGAGATCCCTGTCCACAAGCAGTCAGCACTGCACAGAGACATACGTTCTTGCTCACGCTCCTTTGGGAAACAGCAGTGCCTGAAGGTAAAATATATCTCCAAGAACAATCAATATTGACTTCAATGTTGCTTTGATTTAAAGTGTACATTGTAAAGGCAAAGCCTTAGCAGATCCATAATGTGCACACATTTAGTCCAGAGGCTGTGCCGTATGTCTGTGCTCATTTTCTTCAGTGCCACTGATTTGATGCTAGCAACATTCAGCTGACACCTATCTAAATAGCCTTTCGCtttttatctttatattttatAGTGTATGTCTCCTCAAGTAGCCATCAATAATGAAAGCCTATAATAAGGCCATGTTTTTTAATAGTATCAGCTGTCTCACAGAGTTTAAAATTGTTATCCCGTGAATGGCTGTagtttgctctttcttttcttgagCAGTAATGCTAAATTTGTAGTTGTATGAGGagtgaaaacaatgaaataaagaCAAAGCAGCTCATGTTTGTGACATGCAATCCAGTTTGAATTTGGGGTAGGACTGGACAACATGGATGAGGCATAAGGGGTGTTTGTCCTGGTCTTGGTCGTATTCACATTTATTCTACACTCACATGTATCCACCGGGCTCGATTCTCTGTTCACACAGGTGTCTGTAGTGGAGTTACACCACAGTTTGTGTTAGCAAGACAGGCTTCCTGTGACAGTAACACAGTCAGGGAACACTCAGCATCCTCTAATGCACTGACCCCAAACATATAAGCACACATGTCGGGGAGCATCATCTGTCCTGGACAAGTGTATCTGCCCTCTGTCCTCCTCCAAGGAGGAATTGGGAACTTCTGACGTTGTTATTCTCAGGGCATCCATAGACAAACTGCAACATCCAGCCTGAAGGACCAGACCTATATCACCAAGTCCAGGAGGAAAGGAcagagggaggggggggtgtgaGGAGATCTGATTTCGAACGGGCAAAGCTATGCTATCTGAAGTCCCTAATATTCTCAATTATAAAAGCACTAGCTCCCTATTATTGAGATCCCTTGTTCCCTTCCCAGGAGATGATTTTACTTTACTGCTACAAAAAATTAATATAGACCTGCCTACACCAAAAACACTTTGGCTGTCCTGGCTTTCACTGATGATAAAGCATCATTAGTATAAATATATCTTCCATGATGTCTGGCACTTCTCCAATGAGTCTAAAAGTACCTTCTCTGGGATGCTGCCAGCATCTGTATAGGAGTCCTCTGCTTGCATTAGCCCCGTTACCTCATTAGCAAGGATACAACAATACAATGCCAACACAACTCTAACCAAGTTACAGAATTAGAAGCAAATTAATGCCCAGGAGTAAACTCAGAACTGCAGTGTGATACACCATTTGGCAGTGAACTCCATTTGCTTATACAGAAACTGAATTTAGGTTTTAACCATCTATTCCCCTTCAAGTCATTTAAATGGTCATTGTTCATGGGGACAGTGAAAGCTCTGCGTCCAGCCTCCCTGGGTGACACGCTTGGAAAAGAAATTACCTCTCTCATGCATAGGCTTAAAGTTTGTTATGTATGGGGAAGACTGCAGATGTCTTGAAAGAGGACTCTTGTGTGTGCAGTTTTAACGTTGAACTGTTGCAGAAACTGGAAGCCCCTCACTTTGTGTTCCCAACTGCCTCCACACACACGATCCGCAGTGGTCCTGCAGGTCAGGGCGCCTTACCTGCACCCTGCTTGCAGGGCAGCACACTGACCGGCAAGTCCTGCTTCAGGATTAGCCCCTTCCTGATTTCAGAGGGGCAGAAATACCATTATATTTGGCTATTTCCTACACTGACAGTACTTGTTACTTTTCAGACCCTCCTCGGGCTGGAGACACACTAGTCAAAGCCTGTTAGAGAGAGTAAAGCATCATTCACCCCACTGTAAGGAAAAGGGAGCCCATGGATAGGAGGTGAAGAAGCTTGCTATATTCATGAACCCATTTTCCATTTATATAGTCAGGTGTTAATCACAGGTCAGAAGGTAAAGTTTGGCTTCCTCTTTTTGGTAATTGCAATTTTAACTTCTGCTTGCTCAGAAATAGCCAGACAAGCTCAAGACAAGCTCAGCACGAGCAGTTCCCATGGTTGTGAAGGACAGCTACTGCGGGTTCAGCCTTTAGAAAGCACAGTCCATCTTTCCTAAAATCAGAGACTCAAAATGAGAGGGCGGTTTGCAAATCCAGGCTTTACACACCAATGCAGACAGGACAAAAGAGTTACCAAAAGACATGGGAGCAGATCTGTCTCCAGAGTTAATCAGTCTAACCCCTTTATCCCCAGTGGTACTGCTCTGATTAACTTCTCCAAGCCCACCACAACCAACGCAtctcacagaaaatatttgcaaaaagcCTGCCATGGCTCTGTAGGTGTGACAAGCACCCTGAAAGCAGCATGAGCAACATGCTGTGGAAGTGAGGCCATGCTAGAGGTCCTGCCATGCCCTGGGAGGTGAGCTGGGCTCAATGCAGGGTGCCGGGGTTCCCTGCCTCCCCAGGAAGACACCAGCCTTAGCCCTGGGCTGCACACTCTCCCTTCTGGTTTGAAGCTTGTGCTGTGCTCTCAGCAGGGGCTTGCAGAGTGTTTGTCAAATCAGCACAACAAAGCCAAGAGAAAAGAAGACACCCACAAGTCAGGGAACAGGGAACAGTTGCAGGTGACACTTCTGTCAATACTGGGTCATCTTTGAATGATGAGACATTTCATTCAAGCCTTTCAATTTCCACTCCAGGCTGGCAGTTTTTTGCTCCTTCAAACACTCACATCCATCACCACTCAGCACAGGCAACAATAAGGGAATATTATACCAAGTCTACAGGTAAAAGCAAGGCTCTGAGCAGTTCACAAGCAGCATGTGCCCAGCTCTGCATCCCCAACTAACTTTACAGGGCATCAGCCACACTCAGATACCAAACATTACACAGCTGTCCTCTTCCTGCAACCAAACAGCAACTCAACCACAAGAGCCTGCTGAATATGAATGGGGGAGCCAGAGCAGTCAGTGAGGTCCAAAGAAGGAACTGCCTCCTCCAAGACAGATTAATTGCTTAGTTAATGATAGATAGAAAATAATTATTGCATCCTATTTATTCCTCCTTGCAGAAACCTATCATCAGTCAAAGATCCAAGAGTCGATTTTTGcacaaacaaaatttgaaatCAGTGTGAAAGggatgtgtgtgtacatgtgacCGTGTTCTTGCACACCTCAGACCATACCCCTATACCAGCACCCTATTTGCTAGATCTTTATTCTCTGTGGGTTGAGACTAGGAGCTCTTTCATCATCCTGAAGTCTTAATTTCCCTCGTCTCCGGGGCATTTGGTGCCCCACAGACTGGATTTCACCAGCTGAATGCCAGGTAGCAGAAGTCAAAACTCCAATTTTTCGCTAATTTAAGCCAGGGAGCATTTAGCAATGCCTCAAGATTCAAAGAAAGTATAGCTGTAAATGCACCATGGCAGGGTGTCCAAAAAGGGCCAGGACAGAGATGCTGCGGTGCTCCtaccagctaggaaggccaggtacCCTCTCTGGTGGCTGAAACAGGCAGCAAACTACAGCTCAGGCCAGGCAATGTTTTCAGTTGGATAGTATCTTTGCCAGAAAAGGCTGACGTTTGTGTTTACCCAAACTATTTGCAAATCCACCCAGAAATTTAAGAATCCTTctggaaattcttttttttttttttctttttccaaacacTGAATTGCCTCATTTCAGCCTTTAGGAGGCAAAACAACACAATTTCTCACttcaaaatgaagttttattCATCCGTTTGCttacacttaattttaaaaatcctttgtcCGTTTTGTTCAAACCACAGGACTCTTACAAAAAGTCCCGCAGTTCAAGTagcaaaggagagagcagctGCTCACCGCGCTGTGCATCCCTCTGTTCGAAACCTGCCTGGAGGGGGTGGGCACCCTCAGTGGAGAGTGGTGCAGCACCCACCCTCTGCCCAATTCCCACTCACAGAGTCGCAGCAATCATAGGCACAAGCCCTCCTCCTCGACCACTGATGGAGCCTGATTCAAGCTGATCAACAACCCATGTCCAGTCTGAGCCCCCTCCTTGTTCCTGCAAGCCGGCGATTGCAAGGGCACAAGATGAAGCTGCTTTGGGCCACCCTTTTAACCTGTGCGGGTATCCCACCTTGCTCCCTGGGAGATAATCAGGCCAGCAATTCTTCAGCCTACCTCTAACCAGACAGAAAAACCTTGGCACATGCTCCCAGAAGAGGATCTGGGCAATAAATCAACATGCACGGTTTTGTTTCACTTAGAGCTGCAAGATGGGCAAGGACTAGGTGGGTTAGCTCTTTAGCTCTAGGTCACCAGTTCTGCACATGGCCAGGGCTGGGCCATTTGTGAGGGCTGGGATTTCCAGATCGACAGCTGatcttcttccatttctctggGGTTGTTCCTAGGAACCCTCTCATTTTAGTGTTTGCTTAAGGGCATTAAAAGGAGAGGCCAAAGGTTGAACAGATCTTGGAGAGCAAATCTGCACCTTGCAGAGCTGCCCAGAAAAAAACATTCCTCTTGCCAGTGCTGTCCCACTTGCATCTGCTGTGACTGCCACACCGGGATGCTCCACTGAAATTATCTGCCCCAGCCATGCCTGAGCCTCCCCCCATGCAGCGCCCAGAGGACCTGCTACAGCAGCACACACTCagactagcttttttttttttcttcttcttctcaaaATGCATGATCAAATCCTGTcattaaaccacgacagaccctCACTCAGCCATTACTCCTTCCCCAGATCAAAATCCAGATTTCTAACTCTTAATCACTAtgcctcaaaaagaaaaaaaaaaaaaaaaaaaaaaggagggaggttTCATCCACAATACAGTGGCAGCAGGTACCCACATGCTTTGGGAACCAATATAGCAACACTCCttcaaaggttttcttttccaACAAATCTCGATTGCTTTCAATTATTGAATCTGGTGCACAAATCTCAGCACGCTAGGCAGCAACAGTGCGCTCTGGCTTTTCCTGTGCTTGTGTTTATTCAAAACGCTAAGGGAAACACACCCAGCCAGCCTCCTGCTGATTACTTGTTTAGTTTACAGTTTACTGCTCGAACGAGAGTGTAACATAATTAATTCATTAAAGTACAAGCATTTTACAAACAGAATTGTTGCATCCAAAATGTCTATGTGAGTTGGTGAGTCACTGGTACTCTCTGATATCCTTGGAGGCAAATTTCTGTTCTAGGTCCAGAACAGGGACTGGAGAGAGCTCAGTACCAAGGACAAGCAGGCTACAGCAGCAAGGCACAGCGTGCCACAAGCCCCAGTAGCTCCAGCAGCCGCTGACACAGCTGCCCTTGCACGACAACCTCTGGGGGGGTCAGAGGTGTACCAGGGGAGCACTTCAGGGAGTCCACTTTGGAGATGCTGAACCTGACTTCAAATAAGAGAAACgactccactgaaatcaagggAGGACAAGAATTTGTGGATTTCATACTTGTCTTGTGTATTGCCAAAATATTCAGGTAGTTTGGCAACATTTAGCAAAACCTGGAGAGGAGTAAGGCAGGAGTGGAGCAGCAGGTGGGTCCCACCTGGTGTTGGCTGAAGTGTGCAGGTAGCCTGTGGAAAAGAAAGTCTGACTATGAAGGGTATGGGCCAAACCACGCAGGGAGCCCAGGACTGACACAGACATGTATTATGGTTCAGGTTGAGATCTCTGGAAGAAATACATGTTCAATTTTGCACAAAGTCTGCCTATCCTATGTTTTCAACCGAGGCTATGAATCTCTCATTTCATGCAAACTGTGCTTACCAAGGAAAAACTACAGGGCCAAGTCTCTAAACAATAAAAATAGGTTGATTTCCACTGGAGCCAATGCAGTTGTACCAATTTAtgccaacaaacaaacaaaaccaaaaaccacccaaaacattTTTGACCCTTTCACTCCACTAAACAAGAATTTCAGTTGTCCACATTAATAACAGTCAAGATATCAAATGATCTCGTGAATGGTAAAGTAATCCATTTACTAGGACTTGCAGTATTCAAATGTGAGGTCTACCCCAAGTCACGCTAGAAACAGTGCAAAACAATATAACATAAGGTGGAATGTCCAAAGCTTTCTAGTCCTTGGAGTATCAGAAAATGGTACGTTTCCTCTCTTTAAGGGCAGCCTGTGCTGAAACTTCCTGTGCTGTTCCAGCCTTCTCCTTCATGCCTGGATTTCAGTACAGCAGCTTTGGCCATCTGGCTTCATTAAAACATCATTGTGTCCTCAGCTTTTTTTTGATGGACCAAAAATAGTAAGAGTAGTTTTCCATTCAGCAATCCCTCATTAATCAGTGCTAGCTGGTGGGTTGATTACAATTTAATTTAGctaattaaagaagaaaacatctttgtAAGCTGCTGGGCCTTgatttgctttctgctgtctAAAAATTCTTCCTTGATTTGAAAGCTATGCCTGAAAAGATCTGCTTTCGGCCCAACCTGCAACAGAACATACCCTGAAGCACACATCTAATGCTGCCACACTTCTGCACCGCAGCAAGAGAGGAGCTTTAATTTATGCTATTCCTGATCAATGGATGGAGCTAAAACCTAAATAACCTTTAAGAGAAAACAACCAGCAccaaagcaccatgcagcaggACCAGCTGTGGGATTTTGGACACTCAGTGTTCATGCAGACCCCATTGTAGTTGCTCTTTATGGTTGCCCTTGCCCAGGGAGGTTGGGCTGGGAGGTAAGGGGTATGCCCATGGCCAGCTGGGAGAGGGCTCCATCCCATCCATGCGGCTGCCACCCTAAGACTCTGTCCAGGTTAAAGGAAAAAGTTTGACTGTAAAGCATGAAGTAGCTGTACTCAGCCACCAGAGACTTAAAAGCTATCTCTCTCCCATTCTACGGGAACACTAGACTATTATAATCCTTGACTGAAAAGAAAAGCCCATAGGCTTCAATACCTGGGTTTGGAGTGCTTGAGGATTATCTTGGATGTTTTAAGAATCACAAATACCTGCTTTAGACATTTTCCTTGGAGGAAAAAACCTCCTCAAAGCCTTGGTGGTGAAAAGCAAAAGCCCAGCCTATATTGCCACACCTAAACAACAAAATACCCTTCCCAGGGACAGGAGGTGGTTCCTGTACCCTCCCCACACCAGGAAATCAGTGTGTCCCCACAGAACAGAGGGGAGCAATGGGGATGTGCTGAAGACACTTGGCTGAAATTGAAGAAATATTAGTTAAACTGGCTCCAACGCTGGGTTTCATGTGAACCCAGGCTAGTCAATTAATTTCTCTGTGTTTAAGATTCTTGTCACTAACTTGCCCTTTCTTTCCCCTAACCTTTGTCCCTCTTGCCTATTTAGGACATAAATTCCCCAGGACACTGAGTACCTCTTGCAAAGCATGTATAGATGTTCAGTACAGCGGGGCCACAAAGGTGACCGATGACTTCAAAAGCAGCTGCGATACAAACAACAAATTTCAGCTGCTAAAGTTAAAAGCAAAGGTATTTACTACAGAGAGGCTCTAATCCTGCACAAAGCTGGTGCCGCTGTGTCAGATGTTCATACATAGATAGCACACATCATCTGTGTTCCTGAGCGAGGAAGCGGCAGGAGATGTCTCTGCAGCAGGAAAGACCTCGCTCTGTGCGTGCCGCTTCCTAGCGGCTCCATGGGATggctctgccctgccccagccaggtTATACAGCTGCCTCCAGAGTCATTGCGGTAAatatccctctttttttttttttttttcccaatgaataATAAAGCAGCCTTTCTGCCCTGCTGTGAAAAGAATGTATATCTCTGGATATGTGCTTATGGAAGAGCTGCACTGGCATATTTGGAGCTT
Encoded here:
- the LOC128151119 gene encoding urotensin-2 receptor-like is translated as MSLTDELESHFSATPYMVTDTSEGSLFRIRPNASANATGDSTSATGSMEDMIAICTIGTILSLMCVIGVTGNVYTLLVMCHYLRSSASMYIYIINLALADLLYLLTIPFIVGTYFIQKWYFGDIGCRILFSLDFLTMHASIFTLTVMSTERYFAVLKPLDTVKRSKSYRKAIAVVIWLVSLLLTLPMLIMIQLVQRDNKSICLPTWSKLSYKVYLTILFGTSIVGPGVIIGYLYIRLAKIYWVSQTASFKQTRRLPNQKVLYLIFTIVLVFWACFLPFWIWQLLFQYYESFPLSPKVMKNINYLTTCLTYSNSCINPFLYTLLTKNYREYLKNRQRSLSSSSGYFQRRNRFQRISGRSLSTSSQHCTETYVLAHAPLGNSSA